A genomic segment from Triplophysa dalaica isolate WHDGS20190420 chromosome 22, ASM1584641v1, whole genome shotgun sequence encodes:
- the sec14l7 gene encoding LOW QUALITY PROTEIN: SEC14-like protein 2 (The sequence of the model RefSeq protein was modified relative to this genomic sequence to represent the inferred CDS: inserted 1 base in 1 codon) → MSGRVGDLSPKQAEALTQFKGRLEDVCDQLPNQTDHYLLRWLRARSFNVPKAEAMLRKNLDFRKHMKVDKIIQDWRPPEVIERYVSGGLCGYDREGSPIWYDIIGPLDPKGLLLSASKQDCLRTKVRDAEILRRECEKQSEKLGKYIEAITIIYDCEGLGMKHLWKPAVEMYGEVLTMFEENYPENLKRLFLIKAPKLFXIAYNLVKHFLREETRQKIIILGANWKEVLRNYIDANQLPVIYGGSRTDPDGDPYCKTMLNYGGVVPKSYYVRESIKVQYDQNVPVGRGSFYQLEYEVLFPNCLLRWQFASEGSDIGFGLFLKTKGNDTKKREDMQEIIPIQRYNSHLVPEDGSHTCEDAGIYVVRFDNTYSVIHSKKISFTVDVLLPEGQLMTKQA, encoded by the exons ATGAGCGGACGAGTAGGAGATCTCAGTCCCAAACAAGCCGAGGCCTTGACACAG TTCAAGGGGAGATTAGAAGATGTGTGTGACCAGCTGCCCAATCAAACTGATCATTACCTGCTCCGCTGGCTTAGAG CCCGAAGCTTTAATGTCCCGAAGGCTGAGGCCATGCTTAGGAAG AACCTGGACTTTCGCAAGCATATGAAAGTCGACAAAATCATTCAGGACTGGAGGCCACCAGAG GTCATCGAGCGTTACGTGTCCGGTGGATTGTGCGGTTACGATCGTGAAGGAAGTCCCATCTGGTATGACATCATCGGACCTCTTGACCCCAAGGGTCTCTTACTGTCGGCTAGCAAACAGGACTGTCTCAGGACCAAAGTCAGAGATGCTGAAATACTACGGCGGGAGTGCGAGAAGCAGTCTGAAAAG CTCGGCAAGTACATCGAAGCCATCACCATCATCTATGACTGCGAGGGACTTGGCATGAAACATCTGTGGAAACCTGCTGTTGAGATGTACGGCGAG GTTCTGACCATGTTTGAAGAGAACTATCCAGAGAACCTTAAAAGACTGTTTCTGATCAAAG CCCCTAAACTCT CAATTGCATACAACCTGGTGAAACACTTCTTGCGTGAAGAAACGAGACAGAAGATCATCATACTGGGTG CGAACTGGAAGGAGGTGTTGAGGAACTATATTGATGCGAATCAGTTACCCGTCATTTACGGAGGCTCCAGGACCGACCCCGATGGAGACCCTTACTGTAAGACCATG TTAAATTATGGCGGAGTAGTGCCGAAATCATATTACGTGCGGGAATCTATAAAAGTTCAGTATGACCAGAACGTCCCTGTGGGTCGAGGGTCCTTCTACCAGCTGGAGTATGAGGTTCTCTTTCCCAACTGCTTACTACG aTGGCAGTTTGCGAGTGAAGGGTCTGATATTGGTTTTGGACTCTTCCTGAAGACCAAAGGGAATGACACAAAAAAACGCGAAGACATGCAGGAAATCATTCCCATCCAGCGCTACAATTCCCACCTGGTTCCAGAGGACGGATCTCACACCTGTGAGGATGCAGGCATCT ATGTGGTCCGATTTGACAACACATACAGTGTGATTCATTCAAAGAAGATCAGCTTTACTGTGGACGTGCTTCTACCTGAAGGACAATTGATGACAAAGCAGGCGTGA
- the LOC130411941 gene encoding metal transporter CNNM4 isoform X2, giving the protein MQTREARPRVKERSRGEGATNMATERSGHGCLLTFIVVLWSSVSGRSETTSHDSGSQILGMRLERSNKPAGTTKDGIIQLTEESCVQLRFYGLHLRPDSASHIRFADDAPNGTCEDFTKDLSISGLMNVSSFGSSGLVSVNVKPLRKSEQEKTYSLCVRTGPDDKWYRLGDHDGKLLVVEEIASLLPLWLQIILVTCLLGLSGMFSGLNLGLMALDPMELRIVQSCGTSKEKKYARKIEPIRNKGNYLLCSLLLGNVLVNTTLTILLDGLIGSGLGAVAASTVGIVIFGEIVPQALCSRHGLAVGANTIVLTKFFMILTFPLSFPVSKLLDFVLGQEIGTVYNRERLVEMLKVTEPYNDLVKEELNIIQGALELRTKTVEDVMTPLSNCFTIQVDAVLDFNTMTEIMESGYTRIPVYDAERSNIVDVLYVKDLAFVDPDDCTTLKTVTKFYNHPVHFVFHDTKLDAMLEEFKKGKSHLAIVQKVNNEGEGDPFYEVMGLVTLEDVIEEIIKSEILDESDLYTDNRNRKKVNPDKNKRDFSAFKHERESKLKISPQLMLAAHRFLATEVCAFSPLQISDKVLLRILKHPDVIQELKFNENDKRSLQHYLYQHGKPVDYFVLILQGRVEVEAGSENMKFETGPFSYYGVMALTAPSLEFRSPSHMSGLNRSASLSYTERVDSVSISGSSSQLNNTPSPQYIPDFNVRALTDLQFVKVTRSQYQKGILASKLDSTPQSPDSSHTRLDLAPVPPLTPTITTNHTAALAVTKENGPVETTSLLNDKNSLSKRRLSHTQNQTHINSNSSPTPHSQPNAHHHGNRSPTSIPNTHTRQNTLVQTIKHTESTI; this is encoded by the exons ATGCAAACGAGGGAGGCGCGTCCGCGCGTGAAAGAGCGCTCTCGCGGCGAGGGCGCAACAAACATGGCGACGGAGCGGAGCGGACACGGGTGTCTTCTAACTTTCATCGTTGTCCTCTGGAGCTCTGTCAGCGGACGGTCGGAGACGACGAGCCACGACTCCGGCAGTCAGATCCTGGGCATGCGGCTGGAGCGCAGCAACAAGCCGGCCGGTACTACAAAGGACGGCATCATCCAGTTAACGGAGGAGAGCTGCGTCCAGCTCAGGTTTTACGGGCTACACCTGCGCCCGGACTCAGCATCCCACATCAGGTTCGCGGACGATGCGCCAAACGGGACCTGTGAGGATTTCACCAAAGACTTGAGCATCAGCGGTCTCATGAACGTGAGCAGCTTTGGATCGTCGGGTTTGGTGAGTGTGAACGTGAAGCCACTGCGTAAAAGTGAGCAGGAGAAGACGTACAGCTTGTGTGTCAGGACTGGTCCGGACGATAAATGGTACCGGCTGGGTGATCACGATGGAAAGTTGTTGGTCGTGGAGGAGATCGCATCTCTGCTGCCTCTTTGGCTCCAGATCATTCTAGTGACCTGCCTGCTGGGGCTGTCCGGCATGTTCAGCGGTCTCAACCTGGGACTCATGGCGTTGGATCCGATGGAGCTTCGCATCGTACAGAGTTGCGGCACCAGCAAGGAGAAAAAGTACGCGCGTAAGATCGAGCCCATTCGAAACAAGGGCAACTACCTGCTGTGCTCGTTGCTgcttggaaatgtgttggtgAATACCACCTTAACCATTCTGCTGGACGGTCTGATCGGGTCCGGACTGGGCGCCGTAGCGGCGTCGACGGTCGGCATCGTGATATTCGGCGAAATCGTGCCGCAGGCGCTCTGCTCGCGGCACGGTTTGGCGGTGGGCGCAAACACTATCGTCCTGACCAAGTTCTTCATGATACTCACCTTTCCCTTGTCGTTCCCAGTCAGCAAACTCTTGGACTTCGTGCTCGGCCAGGAGATCGGCACCGTGTACAACCGGGAGAGGTTAGTGGAGATGCTCAAGGTCACCGAGCCGTATAACGACCTGGTCAAAGAAGAACTCAACATCATACAGGGCGCCCTGGAACTCAGAACTAAGACCGTAGAGGACGTCATGACGCCCCTCAGTAACTGTTTCACGATTCAAGTCGACGCCGTGCTCGACTTTAACACCATGACCGAGATCATGGAAAGCGGCTACACGCGGATACCGGTGTACGACGCGGAACGTTCCAACATCGTAGACGTCTTGTACGTCAAAGACTTGGCCTTCGTCGACCCGGACGACTGCACGACGCTCAAAACGGTCACCAAGTTCTACAACCACCCCGTGCATTTCGTCTTCCACGACACCAAACTGGATGCCATGCTGGAAGAGTTTAAGAAAG GTAAATCCCATCTGGCTATCGTTCAGAAGGTGAATAATGAAGGAGAGGGAGATCCCTTCTATGAGGTTATGGGTCTGGTGACGCTGGAGGACGTCATCGAAGAGATCATCAAATCTGAGATCCTGGACGAGTCTGATCTCTACA CTGACAATCGTAACAGAAAGAAAGTGAATCCTGACAAGAACAAGAGAGATTTTTCAGCTTTTAAACACGAGAGAGAATCAAAGTTGAAAATCTCTCCCCAGCTGATGCTGGCGGCACATCGCTTTCTGGCCACAG AAGTTTGCGCGTTCAGTCCGCTGCAGATCTCAGATAAGGTTTTACTGCGAATCCTCAAACACCCCGATGTGATCCAAGAGCTGAAGTTCAATGAAAACGACAAGCGCTCGCTCCAACACTATTTATATCAGCACGGAAAACCCGTCGACTACTTTGTCCTCATTCTTCAG gGTCGGGTGGAGGTGGAGGCTGGCAGTGAGAATATGAAGTTTGAGACGGGTCCTTTCTCATATTATGGAGTGATGGCGTTGACGGCTCCATCGCTGG AGTTTCGCTCTCCGTCTCACATGAGCGGTTTGAATCGCTCGGCGTCGCTGAGTTACACTGAGAGAGTTGATTCTGTGTCCATCAGCGGCAGTAGCAGTCAGCTCAACAACACCCCGTCTCCACAATACATCCCTGATTTTAATGTGCGTGCCCTCACCGACCTGCAGTTTGTCAAG GTCACTCGCTCGCAGTACCAAAAGGGTATCCTGGCGTCAAAGCTGGACAGCACGCCGCAGTCCCCCGACAGCAGCCATACACGTCTGGACCTCGCACCCGTCCCACCGCTGACACCCACCATCACGACGAACCACACCGCAGCGCTGGCGGTGACAAAAGAGAACGGTCCTGTTGAGACCACCTCACTGCTCAACGACAAGAACAGTCTGTCCAAACGCCGGCTGAGCCACACTCAgaatcaaacacacatcaacTCGAACTCCAGCCCGACCCCTCACAGTCAACCCAATGCTCATCACCACGGCAACAGAAGCCCTACGTCCATCCCCAACACTCACACACGCCAAAACACTCTCGTCCAAACGATCAAGCACACCGAGAGTACCATTTGA
- the vps37bb gene encoding VPS37B subunit of ESCRT-I b: MSTFDSRFHSYTSTQLNELLDDENKLYHMICEMDEMSEMQQNKELTIASNRSLAEQNLSLQPDLDHQKIHLTKLYRSLQELHESYQLRKSTLGSSSLDTLLALLQTEGAKIEEETEIMADTFLDGSLTLDSFIDDYQSKRKLAHLRRVKIDKLREMVLRGVQLPQSSSNDHSQSQETPNTPFQRLANGSPAHVRSTPTSQPSGQPQLSSYPDALSSYVPQSAGIPNTVPSYSCPYPQALTQGPGAGLPPQAGFILQ, translated from the exons ATGTCGACGTTTGACAGCAGATTTCACTCTTATACCAGCACACAGCTGAATGAACTTCTGGATGACGAGAATAAACTTTATCACATGATCTGTGAAATGGACGAG ATGAGTGAAATGCAGCAGAATAAAGAGCTGACCATTGCCAGTAATCGCAGTCTGGCTGAACAGAATCTCAGTCTACAGCCGGATCTGGACCATCAGAAGATTCACTTGACCAAACTCTACCGCAGCTTACAAGAACTACATGAATCTTACCAGCTCCGCAAATCCACCTTGG GCAGCAGTTCATTGGACACATTATTGGCTCTTTTGCAAACAGAGGGAGCAAAGATAGAAGAAGAAACAGAG ATCATGGCTGATACATTTCTGGACGGATCCTTGACTCTGGACAGCTTCATCGATGACTACCAGAGCAAGAGGAAGCTGGCTCACCTGAGACGCGTGAAGATCGATAAGCTACGAGAGATGGTGCTCAGGGGTGTTCAGCTTCCTCAGAGTTCCTCTAATGATCATTCTCAATCTCAGGAGACCCCAAACACCCCATTCCAAAGGCTTGCTAATGGTTCTCCAGCTCACGTAAGATCCACACCAACATCTCAACCGTCAGGTCAGCCCCAGCTGTCTTCATACCCTGATGCTCTCAGTTCTTACGTGCCTCAGAGCGCAGGCATACCAAACACGGTACCTTCATATTCATGTCCATACCCACAAGCCCTCACTCAAGGACCCGGTGCTGGTCTTCCTCCACAGGCCGGTTTTATATTACAGTGA
- the LOC130411941 gene encoding metal transporter CNNM4 isoform X1, with amino-acid sequence MQTREARPRVKERSRGEGATNMATERSGHGCLLTFIVVLWSSVSGRSETTSHDSGSQILGMRLERSNKPAGTTKDGIIQLTEESCVQLRFYGLHLRPDSASHIRFADDAPNGTCEDFTKDLSISGLMNVSSFGSSGLVSVNVKPLRKSEQEKTYSLCVRTGPDDKWYRLGDHDGKLLVVEEIASLLPLWLQIILVTCLLGLSGMFSGLNLGLMALDPMELRIVQSCGTSKEKKYARKIEPIRNKGNYLLCSLLLGNVLVNTTLTILLDGLIGSGLGAVAASTVGIVIFGEIVPQALCSRHGLAVGANTIVLTKFFMILTFPLSFPVSKLLDFVLGQEIGTVYNRERLVEMLKVTEPYNDLVKEELNIIQGALELRTKTVEDVMTPLSNCFTIQVDAVLDFNTMTEIMESGYTRIPVYDAERSNIVDVLYVKDLAFVDPDDCTTLKTVTKFYNHPVHFVFHDTKLDAMLEEFKKGKSHLAIVQKVNNEGEGDPFYEVMGLVTLEDVIEEIIKSEILDESDLYTDNRNRKKVNPDKNKRDFSAFKHERESKLKISPQLMLAAHRFLATEVCAFSPLQISDKVLLRILKHPDVIQELKFNENDKRSLQHYLYQHGKPVDYFVLILQGRVEVEAGSENMKFETGPFSYYGVMALTAPSLAVTPPLSPSVVSHGLRRLSLKRFSLFSRFPEFRSPSHMSGLNRSASLSYTERVDSVSISGSSSQLNNTPSPQYIPDFNVRALTDLQFVKVTRSQYQKGILASKLDSTPQSPDSSHTRLDLAPVPPLTPTITTNHTAALAVTKENGPVETTSLLNDKNSLSKRRLSHTQNQTHINSNSSPTPHSQPNAHHHGNRSPTSIPNTHTRQNTLVQTIKHTESTI; translated from the exons ATGCAAACGAGGGAGGCGCGTCCGCGCGTGAAAGAGCGCTCTCGCGGCGAGGGCGCAACAAACATGGCGACGGAGCGGAGCGGACACGGGTGTCTTCTAACTTTCATCGTTGTCCTCTGGAGCTCTGTCAGCGGACGGTCGGAGACGACGAGCCACGACTCCGGCAGTCAGATCCTGGGCATGCGGCTGGAGCGCAGCAACAAGCCGGCCGGTACTACAAAGGACGGCATCATCCAGTTAACGGAGGAGAGCTGCGTCCAGCTCAGGTTTTACGGGCTACACCTGCGCCCGGACTCAGCATCCCACATCAGGTTCGCGGACGATGCGCCAAACGGGACCTGTGAGGATTTCACCAAAGACTTGAGCATCAGCGGTCTCATGAACGTGAGCAGCTTTGGATCGTCGGGTTTGGTGAGTGTGAACGTGAAGCCACTGCGTAAAAGTGAGCAGGAGAAGACGTACAGCTTGTGTGTCAGGACTGGTCCGGACGATAAATGGTACCGGCTGGGTGATCACGATGGAAAGTTGTTGGTCGTGGAGGAGATCGCATCTCTGCTGCCTCTTTGGCTCCAGATCATTCTAGTGACCTGCCTGCTGGGGCTGTCCGGCATGTTCAGCGGTCTCAACCTGGGACTCATGGCGTTGGATCCGATGGAGCTTCGCATCGTACAGAGTTGCGGCACCAGCAAGGAGAAAAAGTACGCGCGTAAGATCGAGCCCATTCGAAACAAGGGCAACTACCTGCTGTGCTCGTTGCTgcttggaaatgtgttggtgAATACCACCTTAACCATTCTGCTGGACGGTCTGATCGGGTCCGGACTGGGCGCCGTAGCGGCGTCGACGGTCGGCATCGTGATATTCGGCGAAATCGTGCCGCAGGCGCTCTGCTCGCGGCACGGTTTGGCGGTGGGCGCAAACACTATCGTCCTGACCAAGTTCTTCATGATACTCACCTTTCCCTTGTCGTTCCCAGTCAGCAAACTCTTGGACTTCGTGCTCGGCCAGGAGATCGGCACCGTGTACAACCGGGAGAGGTTAGTGGAGATGCTCAAGGTCACCGAGCCGTATAACGACCTGGTCAAAGAAGAACTCAACATCATACAGGGCGCCCTGGAACTCAGAACTAAGACCGTAGAGGACGTCATGACGCCCCTCAGTAACTGTTTCACGATTCAAGTCGACGCCGTGCTCGACTTTAACACCATGACCGAGATCATGGAAAGCGGCTACACGCGGATACCGGTGTACGACGCGGAACGTTCCAACATCGTAGACGTCTTGTACGTCAAAGACTTGGCCTTCGTCGACCCGGACGACTGCACGACGCTCAAAACGGTCACCAAGTTCTACAACCACCCCGTGCATTTCGTCTTCCACGACACCAAACTGGATGCCATGCTGGAAGAGTTTAAGAAAG GTAAATCCCATCTGGCTATCGTTCAGAAGGTGAATAATGAAGGAGAGGGAGATCCCTTCTATGAGGTTATGGGTCTGGTGACGCTGGAGGACGTCATCGAAGAGATCATCAAATCTGAGATCCTGGACGAGTCTGATCTCTACA CTGACAATCGTAACAGAAAGAAAGTGAATCCTGACAAGAACAAGAGAGATTTTTCAGCTTTTAAACACGAGAGAGAATCAAAGTTGAAAATCTCTCCCCAGCTGATGCTGGCGGCACATCGCTTTCTGGCCACAG AAGTTTGCGCGTTCAGTCCGCTGCAGATCTCAGATAAGGTTTTACTGCGAATCCTCAAACACCCCGATGTGATCCAAGAGCTGAAGTTCAATGAAAACGACAAGCGCTCGCTCCAACACTATTTATATCAGCACGGAAAACCCGTCGACTACTTTGTCCTCATTCTTCAG gGTCGGGTGGAGGTGGAGGCTGGCAGTGAGAATATGAAGTTTGAGACGGGTCCTTTCTCATATTATGGAGTGATGGCGTTGACGGCTCCATCGCTGG CTGTCACTCCCCCGCTCTCTCCTTCTGTGGTGTCGCATGGTCTGCGTCGCCTCTCGCTTAAGAGATTTTCTCTGTTCTCTCGTTTCCCAG AGTTTCGCTCTCCGTCTCACATGAGCGGTTTGAATCGCTCGGCGTCGCTGAGTTACACTGAGAGAGTTGATTCTGTGTCCATCAGCGGCAGTAGCAGTCAGCTCAACAACACCCCGTCTCCACAATACATCCCTGATTTTAATGTGCGTGCCCTCACCGACCTGCAGTTTGTCAAG GTCACTCGCTCGCAGTACCAAAAGGGTATCCTGGCGTCAAAGCTGGACAGCACGCCGCAGTCCCCCGACAGCAGCCATACACGTCTGGACCTCGCACCCGTCCCACCGCTGACACCCACCATCACGACGAACCACACCGCAGCGCTGGCGGTGACAAAAGAGAACGGTCCTGTTGAGACCACCTCACTGCTCAACGACAAGAACAGTCTGTCCAAACGCCGGCTGAGCCACACTCAgaatcaaacacacatcaacTCGAACTCCAGCCCGACCCCTCACAGTCAACCCAATGCTCATCACCACGGCAACAGAAGCCCTACGTCCATCCCCAACACTCACACACGCCAAAACACTCTCGTCCAAACGATCAAGCACACCGAGAGTACCATTTGA
- the slc4a5b gene encoding electrogenic sodium bicarbonate cotransporter 4 → MDHDWHGSRRSGHGVRMVSSHGKRCEDEDESVYIGVPVSQGNRRKRRRHRHTSRHSHDRDSRDRRHSRHEHTDREEACEPDEERDSNELLTDINSVMSPAAERLRHILREDDEPTPTLFTEMDTLQHEGGEMEWKESARWVKFEEKVEEGGERWSKPHVSTLSLHSLFELRTCLQTGCVLLDLEGYSLPQIVDDIVDKQVQEGLIAPEIREKISFVLLRKHRHQTKKPIHRSLADIGKSSPPNPSPRSTSGFHRSTEDLRSRQSGGLSKLHPSQCRSMNDISVTPSSDQLKNKFMKKIPRDAEASNVLIGEVDFLDKPFVAFVRLAQAATLGGLTEVPVPTRFLFVLLGPNGKTKSYNEIGRAMATLMVDDLFSDVAYKARDREDLIAGIDEFLDEVIVLPPGEWDPKIRIEPPKKLPSAEMRKSVFSLNELGQPNGNAGGGPASAEDEEMPAPHELGEELAFTGRFCGGLWLDIKRKMPWLLSDIYEGIHIQSISAVLFIYLGCITNAITFGGLLGDATDNYQGVMESFLGTALAGAVFCLFGGQPLIILSSTGPILIFEKLLYEFSKNNDIDYMELRLWIGLHSCLQCLILVATDASYIIKYMTRFTEEGFSSLISFIFISDAIKKMTSTFNYYPIDRDFKPDYITTYRCDCLPPDQVSSLAHNDSSGLGIYNFTDYPMFNISAVDWSQLNKKDCVRFGGSLVGKSCKYVPDLALLSFFLFFGTYSMTVSLKKFKASRYFPTKCRALIGDFAIVISILVFCSLDYVMSLETPKLHVPTQIKLRKLISDFAIFTSIMTFVGIDMLMGLKTPKLIVPTEFKPTRPDRGWIVLPLGKNPWWICLASFVPAMLVTILIFMDQQITAVIVNRKENKLKKGCGYHLDLFWVGILMAVCSFLGLPWYVAATVISIAHIDSLKMESESSAPGEQPQFLGVREQRLTGTLVFVLTGVSVFLAPILQYIPMPVLYGVFLYMGVASLHGIQFWERIKLYLMPAKHQPDFAFLRHVPLRRVHLFTLVQVTCLAVLWILKSTMAAIIFPVMILGLMVVRKLLDLVFSQHNLAWLDDILPDKDKKKKEDEKKKKEKKKAKADEQNSDEESKKPREIPPSVKIPVDLMNPNPPNSDPSVSDCE, encoded by the exons TGTCCCCCGCTGCAGAGAGACTGCGTCACATTCTCAGAGAGGACGATGAACCCACACCCACTCTATTCACTGAGATGGACACACTGCAGCATGAGGGAGGAGAGATGGAGTGGAAAGAGTCGGCCcg GTGGGTGAAGTTTGAGGAGAAGGTTGAGGAGGGTGGAGAGAGATGGAGTAAACCTCACGTGTCCACGCTGTCTCTGCACAGTCTGTTTGAACTGCGCACGTGTCTGCAGACCGGCTGCGTTCTGCTGGACCTCGAGGGATATTCACTTCCACAGATCGTGG ATGACATTGTAGATAAGCAGGTGCAGGAGGGTCTTATAGCTCCAGAGATCCGTGAGAAGATCAGTTTCGTTCTCCTGCGGAAGCACCGTCACCAGACCAAGAAGCCTATCCATCGCTCGCTGGCAGACATCGGCAAATCCAGTCCTCCCA ACCCCAGTCCTCGCTCTACTTCAGGTTTTCATCGCTCCACTGAGGACCTGCGTTCTCGACAGAGCGGAGGTCTCAGTAAACTGC ATCCATCTCAGTGCCGCAGTATGAATGATATTTCCGTCACGCCCAGCTCTGATCAG CTGAAAAACAAGTTCATGAAGAAGATCCCGAGAGATGCAGAGGCGTCCAACGTTCTCATCGGAGAGGTGGATTTTTTGGACAAACCCTTTGTTGCATTCGTCCGTCTGGCTCAAGCCGCTACACTCGGAGGTCTCACTGAAGTCCCCGTACCAACCAG GTTTCTGTTTGTTCTGCTGGGACCGAATGGCAAAACCAAATCCTACAATGAGATTGGCCGTGCCATGGCTACTCTTATGGTTGATGAT CTCTTCAGTGACGTTGCTTATAAAGCCAGAGACCGGGAGGATCTGATCGCAGGTATCGATGAGTTTTTAGATGAGGTGATCGTTCTTCCTCCAGGAGAATGGGACCCAAAGATTCGCATTGAGCCTCCCAAAAAACTACCTTCAGCAGAAATGAG GAAGTCGGTTTTCTCTCTGAATGAACTCGGACAGCCCAATGGAAATGCAGGAGGAGGTCCGGCATCCGCTGAAGATGAGGAGATGCCTGCTCCTCATGAACTCGGAGAGGAGCTGGCGTTCACCGGCCG ATTCTGTGGTGGACTTTGGCTGGACATCAAGAGAAAGATGCCCTGGTTACTCAGTGACATCTATGAGGGTATTCACATTCAGTCCATCTCCGCTGTGCTCTTCATCTATCTGGGCTGCATCACTAACGCCATCACCTTTGGAGGACTTCTGGGAGACGCTACAGATAACTACCAg GGTGTGATGGAGAGTTTTTTGGGCACAGCCCTGGCTGGTGCTGTCTTCTGTTTGTTTGGTGGTCAGCCCCTCATCATTCTCAGCTCTACAGGACCAATATTGATCTTTGAGAAACTGCTCTATGAATTCAGCAA aaACAATGACATTGACTACATGGAGCTCCGGCTGTGGATCGGTCTCCACTCATGTCTTCAGTGTCTGATTCTGGTGGCCACAGACGCCAGTTACATCATCAAATACATGACCCGCTTCACTGAGGAGGGCTTCTCCAGTCTCATCTCCTTCATCTTCATCTCTGATGCCATCAAGAAAATGACATCAACCTTCAACTATTACCCCATCGATCGAGACTTTAAACCCGATTACATCACCACATACAGATGTGACTGCTTGCCACCTGATCAAG TCTCATCGTTGGCTCACAATGATTCTTCTGGATTAGGCATATACAACTTCACCGATTACCCAATG TTTAACATCTCGGCTGTGGACTGGAGTCAGCTGAATAAGAAAGACTGCGTGAGGTTTGGAGGGTCTCTGGTGGGCAAGTCCTGTAAATATGTTCCTGATCTGGCGCTATTGTCTTTCTTCTTGTTCTTTGGCACTTACTCCATGACCGTCTCTCTCAAGAAGTTCAAAGCCAGCCGATATTTTCCTACAAAG TGTCGTGCACTGATAGGAGATTTTGCCATTGTAATATCCATCCTGGTCTTCTGTTCTCTGGATTATGTGATGTCATTGGAGACGCCAAAACTGCATGTGCCCACCCAGATTAAG CTTCGAAAACTCATCAGTGATTTTGCAATCTTCACCTCAATCATGACATTTGTTGGTATCGATATGCTTATGGGCCTTAAAACCCCTAAACTGATTGTCCCAACTGAATTTAAG CCCACCCGACCAGATCGTGGTTGGATCGTCTTGCCTTTAGGAAAGAACCCGTGGTGGATTTGTCTTGCCAGCTTTGTGCCTGCGATGCTGGTCACCATCCTGATCTTCATGGATCAGCAGATCACTGCCGTCATTGTCAACCgtaaagaaaacaaactaaaG AAAGGTTGCGGTTATCATCTGGATCTGTTCTGGGTGGGTATCCTGATGGCCGTTTGCTCGTTCCTGGGTTTGCCGTGGTACGTCGCGGCCACCGTCATCTCCATCGCACACATTGACTCTCTAAAGATGGAGAGCGAGTCCAGCGCTCCCGGAGAGCAGCCACAGTTTCTCGGTGTGAG GGAGCAGAGACTTACGGGCACATTAGTGTTTGTCCTGACTGGAGTCTCAGTGTTTCTTGCACCAATACTGCAG TACATCCCCATGCCTGTTTTGTATGGGGTGTTTCTCTACATGGGTGTCGCATCTCTCCATGGCATTCAG ttCTGGGAAAGGATAAAGCTTTACCTGATGCCGGCCAAACACCAGCCAGATTTTGCGTTCCTGCGTCACGTCCCCCTGCGTCGTGTACATCTCTTCACGCTGGTGCAGGTCACCTGTCTTGCCGTCCTCTGGATCCTCAAGTCCACTATGGCTGCCATCATTTTCCCCGTCATG ATTCTCGGTTTGATGGTGGTACGGAAGCTGTTGGATCTTGTCTTCTCTCAGCACAATCTGGCCTGGCTGGATGACATCCTGCCTGACAAagacaagaagaagaaagaggacgagaagaaaaagaaagagaagaagaaagCGAAGGCGGATGAACAGAACAGTGATGAAGAG TCAAAGAAACCCAGAGAAATCCCACCCTCAGTGAAGATTCCTGTGGATCTCATGAATCCAAACCCTCCCAACTCAGATCCCTCAGTGTCTGACTGTGAGTAA